AAAAAGGAGAAGATAAGGTATGAGTAATAATATTAAATTGAGTAAAGAGAAAAGGGAGAAAATGATTTCTTCAATTAAAGAATATTTCTTTAATGAAAGAGATGAACAGCTAGGGGATCTAGCAGCAGGATTAATTTTAGATTTTTTTATAGAAGAAC
The DNA window shown above is from Haloimpatiens massiliensis and carries:
- a CDS encoding DUF2164 domain-containing protein; protein product: MSNNIKLSKEKREKMISSIKEYFFNERDEQLGDLAAGLILDFFIEELSTEFYNQGVYDSYKYMNDRIDDLLEIQKY